In Panacibacter ginsenosidivorans, the following proteins share a genomic window:
- the pstA gene encoding phosphate ABC transporter permease PstA, translating to MTLRRKYEEKFFRVLSAIFTLVIVFVLAHIIWSIVEKGFSSLSWDIISKEPQGGFYFGKEGGILNAIAGSFYLAICATILAFLVSLPVALFMNTYLIKYGRTLTGIRFFLDVLWGIPSIVYGAFGFTIMIYFGLKSSLGFGILTVGAMISPIMIRAMDEVLKTTPIGLQEASYALGSTKTETAYKVLFRQALPGFATAILLAFGRGIGDAASVLFTAGYTDYIPRNFSDPTATLPLAIYFQLGSPIPEVQNRAYAAAIILTFTVLVISVSARLLSRNKHKSS from the coding sequence ATGACACTAAGAAGAAAATATGAAGAGAAATTCTTCCGCGTATTATCTGCCATATTCACACTTGTTATTGTGTTTGTACTGGCACACATTATATGGAGCATTGTTGAAAAAGGTTTTTCATCACTCTCCTGGGATATAATAAGTAAAGAGCCACAGGGTGGTTTCTACTTTGGTAAAGAAGGTGGCATTCTTAATGCTATAGCAGGCTCCTTTTACCTGGCTATTTGCGCAACCATACTTGCGTTTTTGGTTAGCTTACCTGTTGCATTGTTCATGAATACCTATTTAATTAAATATGGCAGAACATTAACCGGCATCCGTTTTTTCCTTGATGTATTATGGGGTATACCATCAATCGTTTACGGTGCATTTGGTTTTACAATCATGATCTATTTTGGGTTAAAATCATCACTCGGTTTTGGTATTCTTACAGTTGGTGCAATGATCTCACCAATCATGATACGCGCCATGGATGAAGTATTAAAAACAACACCCATCGGTTTACAGGAAGCATCTTATGCGCTCGGTTCCACAAAAACAGAAACTGCATATAAAGTATTATTTCGCCAGGCTTTGCCAGGTTTTGCAACAGCAATTCTGCTAGCTTTTGGTCGTGGCATTGGTGATGCAGCTTCTGTATTGTTTACCGCAGGTTATACAGATTATATCCCAAGGAATTTCAGCGATCCAACTGCTACGTTACCATTAGCAATTTATTTCCAGTTAGGTTCACCCATACCTGAAGTACAGAACCGTGCATATGCAGCTGCGATCATACTTACGTTTACTGTACTCGTGATAAGTGTTAGTGCAAGATTGTTATCACGCAATAAACACAAATCTTCTTAA
- a CDS encoding phosphate ABC transporter ATP-binding protein, producing MKTAIVPTEMANAEPTLHAVTAEVPVLNIRHLNVYSKNAHILRDINLKVPKNAITVLLGPSGCGKTTLLKCMNRLTDLYSELRLDGAIEIDGQDILSEKNDITQIRQKMGLVMQRPFPLPMSIADNITYGLKLKGVKNKKILAEKVEKHLREVALWDEVKDRLKTSAQRLSIGQQQRLCLARGLAVEPEIILADEPTSALDPISSRVIEEEFSKLRQDYTIILVTHMLRQAKRLADYVVFMYYGEIIEYGPAAEIFENPKTDILKEYLRVGH from the coding sequence ATGAAAACAGCAATCGTACCAACAGAAATGGCAAACGCCGAACCAACGCTTCATGCAGTAACTGCTGAAGTGCCTGTGCTCAACATTCGTCATTTGAATGTTTACAGTAAAAACGCACATATATTAAGAGATATAAATCTTAAGGTTCCCAAGAATGCAATCACTGTATTATTAGGTCCTTCAGGATGTGGTAAAACAACTTTATTAAAATGCATGAACAGGCTTACCGACCTGTACAGCGAACTAAGATTAGACGGTGCAATTGAAATTGATGGGCAGGATATTTTAAGTGAGAAAAATGATATCACACAGATTCGCCAGAAAATGGGATTGGTAATGCAAAGACCATTTCCTTTGCCGATGTCTATCGCAGACAACATTACTTATGGTTTGAAATTGAAAGGTGTAAAGAATAAAAAAATATTGGCTGAAAAAGTAGAAAAACACTTGCGTGAAGTGGCATTGTGGGATGAAGTAAAAGATCGTTTAAAAACATCTGCGCAGCGTTTATCTATTGGTCAGCAGCAACGTTTATGTTTGGCAAGAGGCTTGGCTGTTGAGCCTGAAATTATTTTGGCTGATGAACCAACTTCAGCGCTCGACCCAATATCAAGCCGGGTTATTGAAGAAGAATTTTCAAAGCTGCGCCAGGATTATACAATCATTCTTGTAACGCATATGCTAAGACAGGCAAAGCGCCTGGCAGATTATGTTGTGTTTATGTATTACGGAGAGATCATAGAATACGGACCGGCAGCAGAGATATTCGAAAACCCAAAAACAGATATACTCAAAGAATATTTACGTGTAGGACACTAA
- a CDS encoding RluA family pseudouridine synthase, producing the protein MQEEQEILQEDNSEELYERKAFHVDKGQEPMRIDKWVQMHMENATRNKIQKGIEDGFLTVNGKIVKSNYKVKPGDDILLLSLEHPDESDVKPEPVPLNIVYEDDAVMVLNKNANMVVHPGVGNYTGTLLNGIAYHLLQQNPTLDEESLPRYGLVHRIDKNTTGLLVVAKTAEAAANLAKQFFNHTVSRKYVALVWGNVEEEEGRIEAHIGRHQRFRKMFEAYPEGDHGKHAITHYKVLERFNYVTLVECVLETGRTHQIRVHMKHIGHTLFNDFEYGGDKILKGTIYTKYKQFVDNCFELCPRCALHARTLGFKHPVTGKEIFFESALPDDMNKVIDKWRNYSKPKEM; encoded by the coding sequence ATGCAGGAAGAACAAGAAATATTGCAGGAAGACAACAGTGAAGAGCTTTATGAGCGCAAGGCTTTTCATGTTGATAAGGGACAGGAGCCGATGCGCATTGACAAATGGGTGCAAATGCACATGGAAAATGCTACGCGGAATAAAATTCAGAAGGGCATTGAAGATGGCTTTCTTACCGTGAATGGTAAAATTGTAAAGAGTAATTACAAAGTAAAGCCAGGTGATGATATTTTGTTGCTGAGTCTTGAACATCCTGATGAATCAGATGTAAAACCGGAACCTGTTCCATTGAATATTGTTTACGAAGATGATGCTGTGATGGTGCTGAATAAAAATGCAAACATGGTGGTGCATCCGGGTGTTGGAAATTATACAGGAACATTGCTGAATGGCATTGCATATCATTTGCTGCAACAAAATCCAACGCTTGATGAAGAGAGTTTACCGCGTTATGGTTTGGTGCATCGCATAGATAAAAATACAACAGGCTTACTGGTTGTTGCCAAGACTGCAGAAGCTGCGGCAAATCTTGCGAAGCAATTTTTCAATCATACCGTGTCGAGAAAATATGTGGCGCTTGTGTGGGGAAATGTGGAAGAAGAGGAGGGGAGAATTGAAGCACATATTGGTCGCCATCAGCGTTTCAGAAAAATGTTTGAGGCATATCCTGAAGGTGATCATGGTAAGCATGCAATAACACATTACAAAGTGCTGGAGCGTTTCAATTATGTAACGCTTGTGGAGTGTGTGTTGGAGACTGGTCGCACCCACCAGATACGTGTGCATATGAAACATATTGGTCACACATTGTTTAACGATTTTGAATATGGCGGCGATAAAATTTTGAAAGGAACGATCTATACAAAGTACAAACAGTTTGTAGATAATTGTTTTGAATTATGTCCGCGCTGTGCACTGCATGCAAGAACATTGGGTTTTAAACATCCTGTAACAGGCAAAGAAATATTTTTTGAAAGTGCATTGCCTGATGATATGAATAAGGTGATCGATAAATGGAGAAATTATTCTAAGCCGAAAGAGATGTGA
- a CDS encoding DUF5009 domain-containing protein, whose amino-acid sequence MQYNKLSSQRILSIDAFRGITILVMIFVNELAGIRDIPAWAKHMHADEDAMSFVDAVFPAFLFIVGMSIPFAINNRLKKGDSVWQLQLHILFRILGLLVLGVFLVNTEEGYNEQLMGMSINLWALLFFVGVILVWKVYYTKNKTLVYILKTIGVVLLAALAFIYKGEKGEHITPEWWGILGLIGWAYLYSCIIYQLFKGNVLGICLMIAVCMGVFIASHTDSLKDISWLQWTHAQSGNAIHTSLTLSGMVLSLLFFKMDKEIKESNRFLNAFIFTAALFVAGYFLRPAFKISKIHATPTWALYSAGFCCIIFIFLYWLIDKKHIEKWTSFFKPAAANPLLTYIIPDIIYFLTALLGISLFPDSLAYGLPGALWSAFFAVAVMGIAMLLSKIKLRLQL is encoded by the coding sequence ATGCAGTACAACAAACTAAGCAGCCAGCGTATTTTGTCTATTGATGCGTTTCGTGGCATAACTATTCTTGTAATGATCTTTGTTAATGAACTCGCAGGCATTCGTGATATTCCTGCCTGGGCAAAACACATGCACGCAGATGAGGATGCGATGAGTTTTGTAGATGCGGTGTTTCCCGCATTTCTTTTTATTGTTGGTATGTCTATTCCATTTGCAATTAATAATCGTTTGAAGAAAGGTGATAGTGTTTGGCAACTGCAGTTGCATATTTTATTTCGCATATTAGGTTTGCTGGTGCTTGGTGTTTTTCTGGTAAACACAGAAGAAGGATATAATGAACAACTCATGGGTATGTCAATTAATCTTTGGGCATTGCTGTTCTTTGTTGGTGTTATTTTAGTGTGGAAAGTTTATTATACAAAGAACAAAACACTTGTGTATATCTTAAAAACAATTGGTGTTGTATTGCTTGCTGCGCTTGCATTTATATACAAAGGTGAAAAAGGCGAACACATTACACCGGAATGGTGGGGCATTCTTGGTTTGATCGGTTGGGCTTATTTATATAGCTGTATTATTTACCAGTTGTTCAAAGGAAATGTTTTGGGAATTTGCTTAATGATAGCTGTTTGTATGGGTGTGTTTATTGCAAGCCATACTGATTCATTAAAAGATATAAGCTGGCTTCAATGGACGCATGCACAAAGTGGCAATGCAATACATACATCGCTTACTCTAAGCGGAATGGTGTTATCATTATTGTTCTTTAAAATGGATAAAGAAATAAAAGAAAGCAATCGCTTTTTAAATGCGTTTATTTTCACAGCAGCATTATTTGTTGCAGGTTATTTTTTGCGCCCTGCTTTTAAAATATCAAAAATTCATGCAACGCCAACATGGGCATTGTATAGTGCAGGGTTCTGTTGTATCATTTTTATTTTTTTATATTGGCTTATTGATAAAAAGCATATTGAAAAGTGGACTTCATTCTTTAAACCAGCCGCTGCAAACCCTTTACTGACTTACATTATACCGGATATTATTTATTTTCTAACAGCATTGCTTGGTATAAGTTTATTTCCTGATAGCTTGGCTTACGGGTTACCAGGAGCATTATGGTCTGCATTTTTTGCTGTTGCAGTTATGGGCATTGCAATGTTGCTGAGTAAAATTAAATTAAGATTACAATTATAA
- a CDS encoding VOC family protein, translating into MNQRLAQIALVVNDYDEAIAFYTKKLNFILIEDTTLSETKRWVVVKPNGEGGCNILLAKAANEEQRSRIGNQTGGRVFLFMHTDDLKRDYENFIANNVEFVRQPSEEIYGTVAVFKDLYGNLWDLIQPK; encoded by the coding sequence ATGAATCAAAGACTGGCACAAATAGCACTTGTTGTTAATGATTATGATGAAGCGATAGCCTTCTACACAAAAAAGCTCAATTTTATTTTAATAGAAGATACTACACTTAGTGAAACAAAAAGATGGGTTGTTGTAAAACCAAATGGTGAAGGTGGTTGCAATATTTTACTTGCAAAAGCTGCCAATGAAGAACAGAGAAGTCGTATAGGTAATCAAACAGGCGGTCGTGTATTTCTTTTTATGCATACAGATGATCTTAAAAGGGATTACGAAAATTTTATCGCGAATAATGTTGAATTTGTAAGGCAACCTTCGGAAGAAATATACGGCACTGTCGCTGTATTTAAAGATCTGTATGGAAATTTGTGGGACTTAATACAACCAAAATAA
- a CDS encoding GNAT family N-acetyltransferase, with protein sequence MMELNFSYFPQLSTERLLLRSLQPSDANEIFALRSDDTINKYINRPKAKTIEDAEQFITKILNAIENNQSIWWAITLKTESTLAGGILLWNINKEKNEAEIGYELLPHYHGKGIAREAIEKVIEYGFDQMNLQSIVALVHKENIASVKLLEKNNFIFDADTESIEDKDMLMYKLTATNFDLQHNYSERTSE encoded by the coding sequence ATGATGGAATTAAATTTTTCTTACTTTCCACAACTGTCAACGGAAAGGCTTTTGTTGCGTTCATTGCAGCCATCAGATGCAAATGAAATTTTTGCATTGCGGTCTGATGATACCATCAACAAATATATTAACCGACCTAAAGCAAAAACCATTGAAGATGCAGAGCAATTCATAACAAAAATTCTGAATGCTATCGAAAATAATCAATCCATCTGGTGGGCAATTACATTAAAAACAGAAAGTACTTTAGCAGGAGGAATTTTGTTATGGAACATCAACAAAGAAAAGAATGAGGCAGAAATTGGTTATGAACTGTTACCGCACTATCATGGGAAGGGAATAGCCAGGGAAGCAATAGAAAAAGTGATTGAATATGGATTTGATCAAATGAATCTGCAATCAATTGTTGCTTTAGTGCATAAAGAAAATATTGCTTCAGTAAAATTGCTGGAGAAAAACAATTTCATTTTCGATGCAGATACTGAGTCTATTGAAGATAAAGATATGCTCATGTACAAATTAACTGCTACAAATTTCGATCTGCAACATAATTATTCCGAACGTACAAGTGAGTGA
- a CDS encoding SulP family inorganic anion transporter, whose product MFKPKLFESLKSYSRKQFSKDLMAGVIVGIVALPLAIAFAIASGVSPEKGLYTAVIGGFIISAMGGSKVQIGGPTGAFIVIVYGIVQQYGVNGLIIATFIAGVMLIIMGFARLGAVIKFIPHPLIVGFTSGIALIIFSSQVKDFSGLQMGAVPADFIDKWKSYIEHFNSANLYAIIIATITVVIIFLWPKVTHKIPGSLIAILVTTAAVQLLHLPVETIGSRFGVIPSSLPKPVIPDIDLATIKNLMQPAFTIALLGGIESLLSAVVSDGMIGGNHKSNMELVAQGTANIFSSIFGGIPATGAIARTVTNIKNGGRTPIAGITHAVVLLLIMLFVGKWAALIPMATLAGILVAIAYNMSEWENFVSVLKSSRSDIAVLLTTFFLTVLIDLTVAIEIGMVLAAFLFMRKMIRISNVNILTGQLDDHRAGVDKDAISNYVIPKNVEVFEITGPLFFGAAYKFKDAIKFAEKTPRIFIIRMRQVPIIDATGVKTIAEVEKDLRHRGAKLILAEVHSGQVMQELKNARLLFAIGKANVTETMEQALERARQLLFE is encoded by the coding sequence ATGTTTAAACCAAAATTATTCGAGTCGTTAAAGAGTTATAGTCGCAAACAGTTCTCCAAAGATCTGATGGCGGGTGTAATAGTGGGCATTGTAGCGCTGCCGCTTGCTATTGCCTTTGCCATTGCATCAGGCGTCTCTCCTGAGAAAGGTTTGTACACAGCAGTTATTGGTGGGTTTATTATCTCAGCGATGGGTGGCAGTAAAGTGCAGATCGGTGGACCCACCGGTGCTTTTATCGTTATTGTATATGGCATCGTACAACAGTATGGCGTTAATGGTTTGATTATTGCCACGTTTATTGCCGGCGTAATGTTGATTATAATGGGTTTTGCACGATTAGGAGCGGTAATAAAATTTATTCCACATCCGCTGATTGTAGGCTTTACAAGCGGCATAGCGCTCATTATTTTTTCTTCGCAGGTGAAAGATTTTTCAGGATTACAAATGGGCGCCGTTCCGGCAGATTTTATTGATAAATGGAAAAGTTATATCGAGCATTTTAACTCTGCTAATTTGTATGCAATAATCATAGCAACCATTACAGTCGTTATAATTTTTTTATGGCCAAAAGTTACACATAAAATTCCCGGATCATTGATTGCTATACTCGTTACAACAGCGGCGGTGCAACTATTGCATTTGCCTGTAGAAACGATTGGCAGCAGGTTTGGCGTCATTCCTTCATCGCTGCCTAAGCCGGTTATTCCGGATATTGATCTTGCCACAATAAAAAATCTTATGCAGCCTGCTTTTACTATTGCTTTACTGGGTGGTATTGAATCCTTATTATCGGCAGTAGTATCAGATGGTATGATCGGAGGTAACCACAAATCAAATATGGAGCTGGTGGCGCAGGGCACAGCCAATATTTTTTCTTCCATTTTTGGAGGTATTCCTGCAACAGGCGCAATTGCAAGAACAGTAACCAATATTAAGAATGGTGGCCGCACACCTATAGCAGGTATTACACATGCTGTGGTGCTTTTACTCATCATGCTCTTTGTTGGTAAGTGGGCCGCATTAATACCAATGGCAACACTGGCTGGTATATTGGTGGCAATTGCTTACAATATGAGTGAGTGGGAAAATTTTGTTTCCGTTTTAAAAAGCAGCCGCAGCGATATTGCCGTCTTGTTAACTACTTTTTTTCTTACCGTTTTAATAGATCTTACGGTAGCCATAGAAATAGGTATGGTACTCGCTGCTTTTTTATTCATGCGGAAAATGATCAGGATAAGTAATGTAAATATTCTTACCGGTCAGCTTGATGATCATCGTGCAGGTGTTGACAAGGATGCCATTAGTAATTACGTTATTCCAAAGAATGTAGAAGTTTTCGAAATAACCGGCCCGCTGTTTTTTGGCGCTGCTTATAAATTTAAAGATGCCATAAAATTTGCAGAGAAAACACCACGCATATTTATCATACGTATGCGGCAGGTACCTATTATTGATGCAACAGGGGTAAAAACAATTGCCGAAGTAGAAAAAGATCTCAGGCATCGTGGTGCAAAACTTATACTTGCAGAAGTTCATAGCGGGCAGGTAATGCAGGAATTAAAAAATGCACGTTTATTGTTTGCTATTGGTAAAGCAAATGTTACAGAAACGATGGAACAAGCACTGGAAAGAGCCCGTCAATTACTCTTTGAATAA
- a CDS encoding methyltransferase domain-containing protein yields the protein MPNTTIPEPEDAKKWFTSDTKFNHLYPASIQMMARRHWTPLHTAYKAANFLAAENGVKILDIGSGVGKFCLAAACYKPLSFFYGVEQRKQLVNYANEAAEILSLENVSFIHSNFTQLDIKPYDHFYFFNAFYENLVDTARIDESIDYSGELYNYYNRYLFKLLDQKPAGTRLATFHSLEDEIPRSYHVVDTDADNLLKCWIKV from the coding sequence ATGCCAAATACAACAATTCCTGAGCCGGAGGATGCAAAAAAATGGTTTACCTCTGACACGAAATTTAATCATCTTTATCCTGCCTCTATTCAAATGATGGCACGCCGGCATTGGACACCATTGCACACTGCGTATAAAGCTGCCAACTTTCTTGCTGCAGAGAACGGAGTTAAGATACTTGACATAGGAAGTGGTGTTGGCAAATTTTGTTTGGCAGCTGCATGTTACAAACCGTTGTCTTTTTTTTACGGAGTAGAGCAACGTAAACAACTGGTAAATTACGCCAACGAGGCTGCTGAAATACTGTCATTGGAAAATGTATCCTTTATTCACAGCAATTTCACGCAGCTGGATATTAAACCATATGATCATTTCTATTTTTTTAATGCGTTTTATGAAAACCTGGTTGATACAGCCAGGATAGATGAAAGCATTGATTATTCCGGTGAACTGTATAATTATTACAACCGCTATTTATTTAAGCTCCTTGATCAGAAGCCTGCCGGTACAAGACTGGCAACATTCCATAGCCTGGAAGATGAAATACCACGCAGTTATCACGTTGTTGACACCGATGCTGATAATCTTTTAAAATGCTGGATAAAAGTTTAG
- a CDS encoding Crp/Fnr family transcriptional regulator, whose protein sequence is MIIINFQNGIFENSMSIREFFPIDKWDFKSESILADLPEKDFEILMTNKSEHTYKKADVIFREGAYPSGIFYINMGKVKKYKVDNEGREHIIYVANTGELIGYHAILSEDRYPDAAAALEDSVITFIPKEDFIKALAQSTVLNQRLLKTLSHEFAVLANSLTLLTQKSVRERLALQLIILREKYKVNFSPGMAVEINMSREDLANLVGTARENVVRVLTEFKEDKILTTKGRKIIVQDVNKLIRIANYK, encoded by the coding sequence GTGATCATTATCAATTTTCAAAATGGTATTTTTGAGAATAGTATGAGCATCAGGGAATTTTTTCCAATAGATAAATGGGATTTCAAAAGCGAATCAATACTTGCAGATTTGCCTGAAAAGGATTTCGAAATATTAATGACCAACAAAAGCGAACACACCTATAAAAAGGCTGATGTCATTTTCAGGGAAGGCGCTTACCCATCCGGAATCTTTTATATAAATATGGGTAAAGTAAAAAAATACAAAGTAGATAATGAAGGAAGGGAACATATTATTTATGTTGCCAACACAGGTGAACTGATCGGCTATCACGCCATACTTTCAGAAGATCGTTATCCTGATGCTGCTGCTGCACTTGAAGACAGCGTTATTACTTTTATACCTAAAGAGGACTTCATAAAAGCGCTTGCCCAATCAACTGTTTTAAATCAACGGCTTTTAAAAACATTAAGTCACGAGTTTGCTGTACTGGCAAATTCATTAACTCTCCTTACGCAAAAATCTGTACGGGAAAGACTCGCTTTACAACTAATAATTCTGCGTGAAAAGTATAAAGTAAATTTTTCCCCGGGTATGGCTGTTGAAATAAATATGTCAAGAGAAGATCTTGCAAATCTTGTGGGAACCGCCAGAGAAAATGTAGTAAGGGTATTAACAGAATTTAAAGAAGATAAAATTTTAACAACAAAAGGCCGTAAGATCATTGTGCAGGATGTGAACAAGCTTATACGCATAGCTAATTATAAATAG
- a CDS encoding WD40/YVTN/BNR-like repeat-containing protein, with amino-acid sequence MLRLSKLISALLLLQLNVTAQWTKTAGPPGMSVNCFYGVGNTLFAGCSAKAVFRSVDNGVNWQASNTGIENLSVFSLIAKSGFLFAGTTDGVYRSADNGATWQPFNTNLSGKFVQTLYVSNGFIYVGTTGQGLFKSNDNGSTWTDASGGALGSSTIHAVTFSSPNLVVVADNLIFYSIDNGDSWFYEPTSPVLLVGESSFLTNRDSILLVAGRGIYRSFDAGVHWGNFIPVIPSAKQANINGLIRVSNTIAAGSKVGIFYSTDFGVSWKTITANGLRNGSWFTHQFYNYGNTLLLGYDEIGIAYSNDKGKNWNYTLNGFTPTASIDNAMTSSGNAVLTGTHGDGVYASSNAGNSWSRIGTASNADTLSNSNVFATLVVNGNILLAGTCGNGLYRSTNNGATWTRIRNGLSQTSGFLCIQSLAKTTDNILMGTDKGLYYSTDLGLSWNASNITGTGFNIEGIAANGAVACAASESIILNNKIYRSTNNGVTWTSVFETSASDFACMASDGANHFYAGTLNSGNLVSNNNGASWQNVGSGIPNGSGGFTIGVLRNNVFIGNNTGVYFSNNNGLSFTQQNTGFDPAPNNVVQGLTFTATDVYAGLFGNSVWRRPLADFGISTLPTTENKSELKISVTPNPVTGQSVLRYHLVNAGNVIINVYRADGSLVQNLLNNMQQSGDHETYISKNKLHPGNYYVVVVTGNSHASVIFTVE; translated from the coding sequence ATGCTTAGGCTCAGTAAACTCATTTCCGCGCTATTATTATTGCAATTAAATGTAACTGCACAATGGACAAAAACAGCAGGCCCGCCAGGTATGTCTGTTAATTGTTTTTATGGTGTTGGCAATACACTCTTTGCAGGATGTTCTGCAAAAGCAGTTTTCAGATCAGTTGATAACGGTGTTAACTGGCAGGCTTCAAATACAGGAATAGAAAACCTTTCTGTTTTTTCTTTGATAGCTAAAAGTGGTTTTCTATTTGCCGGAACTACTGATGGTGTATATCGCTCTGCAGATAACGGCGCAACATGGCAGCCTTTTAATACAAACCTGTCAGGAAAATTCGTGCAAACACTCTATGTTTCAAATGGTTTTATCTATGTAGGTACCACAGGCCAGGGATTATTTAAATCTAATGACAATGGCAGTACATGGACTGATGCCAGTGGTGGTGCATTGGGCAGTTCGACAATACATGCTGTTACTTTTTCATCACCAAATCTCGTGGTAGTTGCAGATAATCTTATTTTTTATTCAATTGATAATGGCGATAGCTGGTTCTATGAACCTACTTCTCCGGTTCTGTTAGTAGGAGAATCTTCTTTTCTTACCAACCGCGATTCTATTCTACTTGTGGCAGGAAGAGGCATCTATCGCTCGTTTGATGCAGGCGTACACTGGGGTAATTTTATTCCCGTAATACCTTCAGCAAAGCAAGCCAACATTAATGGCCTTATAAGAGTCAGTAATACCATTGCTGCAGGAAGTAAAGTTGGTATTTTTTACTCCACAGATTTTGGTGTGTCATGGAAAACTATTACTGCAAATGGTTTGCGCAACGGTAGCTGGTTTACGCACCAATTCTATAATTATGGTAATACTTTATTACTCGGTTATGATGAAATTGGCATTGCATATTCGAATGACAAAGGAAAAAACTGGAACTATACGCTTAATGGTTTTACACCAACTGCATCTATTGATAATGCAATGACCTCTTCAGGCAACGCGGTGCTTACAGGTACACACGGAGATGGTGTTTATGCTTCTTCCAATGCAGGCAATTCATGGAGCAGGATAGGAACTGCAAGTAATGCCGATACACTTTCTAATTCAAATGTTTTTGCAACACTTGTTGTTAATGGTAATATACTACTTGCTGGCACCTGTGGCAATGGGTTATACAGGTCAACAAATAACGGCGCTACGTGGACACGAATACGTAATGGCTTGTCTCAAACATCTGGTTTTTTATGTATTCAAAGTCTTGCAAAAACGACTGATAATATTCTTATGGGTACAGACAAGGGTCTTTATTATTCAACCGATCTTGGCCTTAGCTGGAACGCTTCTAATATAACAGGCACTGGTTTTAATATTGAAGGAATTGCTGCTAATGGGGCAGTGGCTTGTGCAGCATCAGAATCTATTATATTAAACAACAAAATTTACAGATCCACAAACAATGGCGTCACATGGACAAGTGTATTTGAAACAAGCGCTTCAGATTTTGCGTGCATGGCTTCTGATGGAGCAAATCATTTCTATGCAGGCACATTAAATTCAGGAAATCTTGTATCAAACAACAATGGTGCATCATGGCAAAATGTTGGCAGCGGAATTCCCAATGGCAGTGGTGGCTTTACAATAGGTGTCTTACGCAATAATGTTTTTATAGGCAATAACACCGGTGTTTATTTTTCAAACAATAATGGTCTTTCTTTTACACAGCAAAATACAGGATTTGATCCTGCGCCAAATAATGTTGTTCAGGGTTTAACATTTACAGCCACTGATGTGTATGCAGGTCTTTTTGGAAACAGCGTATGGCGCAGACCGCTTGCAGATTTTGGTATTTCTACATTGCCAACAACAGAAAATAAAAGTGAATTAAAAATATCAGTTACACCTAATCCTGTCACAGGACAAAGTGTATTAAGATATCATTTAGTAAATGCAGGTAATGTAATCATAAATGTTTACAGGGCTGATGGCAGTCTTGTGCAAAACCTTTTGAATAATATGCAGCAGTCAGGCGATCATGAAACGTATATTTCAAAAAACAAATTACATCCGGGCAATTATTATGTGGTAGTGGTTACGGGTAACAGCCATGCATCTGTAATATTTACGGTAGAGTAA
- a CDS encoding GNAT family N-acetyltransferase: protein MVKFLYLIMITIRKSAETDIPSIFLLIKEFSTFQKTPEKFFITPEQMQADKDLFNCFIAEDTTSNNIVGYACFSIIYYSWSGKSLYLDDLFVKENYRGQNIGSLLMNAVIEFAKENNCKKMRWQVSKWNAHAQTFYKKLGAVIDDVEINCDLVF, encoded by the coding sequence ATGGTTAAATTTTTATATTTGATCATGATCACAATTCGCAAATCTGCCGAAACAGATATTCCATCTATATTTCTTTTAATTAAGGAGTTCTCTACATTTCAAAAAACACCGGAAAAATTCTTTATAACGCCTGAACAAATGCAGGCAGATAAAGATTTATTTAATTGTTTTATAGCAGAAGATACAACGTCAAATAACATTGTTGGTTACGCATGCTTCTCTATTATTTATTATTCGTGGAGCGGCAAATCTCTTTATCTCGACGATCTTTTTGTAAAAGAAAATTATCGTGGTCAGAACATTGGATCCCTTTTAATGAATGCTGTTATTGAATTCGCCAAAGAAAACAACTGCAAAAAAATGCGCTGGCAGGTTTCCAAATGGAACGCCCATGCACAAACATTTTATAAAAAACTGGGAGCAGTTATAGACGATGTTGAAATAAACTGCGATCTCGTTTTTTAA